From a single Solanum dulcamara chromosome 4, daSolDulc1.2, whole genome shotgun sequence genomic region:
- the LOC129886692 gene encoding 3-phosphoshikimate 1-carboxyvinyltransferase, chloroplastic translates to MAQISSMAQGIQTLNLNSNLSKTQKGPLFSHSLFFGSKNSAKTLGVFKKDSVLRVGKSPFRIFASVATAEKPHEIVLEPIKDISGTVKLPGSKSLSNRILLLAALSEGRTVVDNLLSSDDIHYMLGALKTLGLHVEDDNGNQRAIVEGCGGQFPVGKKSEEEIQLFLGNAGTAMRPLTAAVTVAGGLSRYVLDGVPRMRERPIGDLVDGLKQLGAEVDCFLGTNCPPVRIVSKGGLPGGKVKLSGSISSQYLTALLMAAPLALGDVEIEIIDKLISVPYVEMTLKLMERFGVFVEHSSSWDRFLVKGGQKYKSPGKAYVEGDASSASYFLAGAAVTGGTVTVEGCGTSSLQGDVKFAEVLEKMGAEVTWTENSVTVKGPPRNSSGMKHLRAIDVNMNKMPDVAMTLAVVALFADGPTAIRDVASWRVKETERMIAICTELRKLGATVVEGSDYCIITPPEKLNVTEIDTYDDHRMAMAFSLAACADVPVTIKDPGCTRKTFPDYFDVLQKYSKH, encoded by the exons ATGGCACAGATTAGTAGTATGGCACAAGGGATACAGACCCTTAATCTCAATTCTAATCTTTCTAAAACCCAAAAGGGTCCTCTTTTTTCTCATTCTCTCTTCTTTGGATCAAAGAATTCAGCAAAAACTTTAGGGGTGTTCAAGAAAGATTCAGTTTTGAGGGTGGGGAAGTCACCTTTTAGGATTTTTGCATCAGTGGCTACTGCAGAGAAGCCCCATGAGATTGTGCTGGAACCCATCAAAGATATATCTGGCACGGTTAAATTGCCCGGTTCTAAATCCCTTTCCAATCGTATTCTCCTCCTTGCTGCCCTTTCTGAG GGAAGGACTGTTGTTGACAATTTACTGAGTAGTGATGACATTCATTACATGCTTGGTGCGTTGAAAACACTTGGACTTCATGTTGAAGATGACAATGGAAATCAACGAGCAATTGTGGAAGGTTGTGGTGGGCAGTTTCCTGTCGGCAAAAAGTCTGAGGAAGAAATCCAACTATTCCTTGGAAATGCAGGAACAGCAATGCGGCCGTTGACAGCAGCAGTTACAGTAGCTGGAGGACTTTCAAG ATATGTACTTGATGGAGTTCCTAGGATGAGAGAGAGACCAATTGGTGATTTGGTTGATGGTCTTAAGCAGCTTGGTGCAGAGGTAGATTGTTTCCTTGGTACGAATTGTCCCCCAGTTCGAATCGTCAGCAAGGGAGGTCTGCCAGGAGGGAAG GTAAAGCTCTCTGGATCTATCAGTAGCCAATACCTGACTGCTCTGCTTATGGCTGCTCCCCTGGCTCTAGGAGATGTGGAGATTGAAATAATTGACAAACTGATATCTGTACCTTATGTTGAAATGACACTGAAGTTGATGGAGCGATTTGGTGTCTTTGTGGAGCACAGTAGTAGCTGGGACAGATTCTTGGTAAAAGGAGGTCAGAAGTACAA GTCTCCTGGGAAAGCATATGTGGAAGGAGATGCCTCAAGTGCTAGCTATTTTTTGGCGGGGGCAGCTGTCACAGGTGGAACTGTCACTGTTGAAGGTTGTGGAACAAGCAGTTTACAG GGGGATGTTAAGTTCGCTGAGGTCCTCGAGAAGATGGGGGCAGAAGTTACGTGGACAGAGAACAGTGTCACGGTTAAAGGACCTCCAAGGAACTCTTCTGGAATGAAACATTTGCGTGCCATTGACGTGAACATGAACAAAATGCCAGATGTTGCCATGACTCTTGCTGTAGTTGCACTTTTTGCTGATGGCCCTACTGCCATAAGAGACG TTGCTAGCTGGAGAGTTAAGGAAACTGAGCGGATGATTGCCATATGCACAGAACTTAGGAAG TTGGGTGCAACAGTTGTAGAAGGGTCAGACTATTGCATAATCACCCCACCAGAAAAGTTAAACGTAACGGAGATTGATACATATGATGATCACAGAATGGCCATGGCTTTCTCTCTTGCTGCTTGTGCAGATGTTCCAGTCACCATTAAGGACCCTGGCTGTACTCGCAAAACCTTCCCCGACTACTTTGATGTTCTCCAGAAGTACTCCAAGCACTAA
- the LOC129884771 gene encoding protein NRT1/ PTR FAMILY 7.2-like isoform X1, protein MLSQLQFYCTFTEIDIDLHGSHVRKKQTIFLYSHQKKALPFHYKFLVLVPTSLSCFSSFLGIMDLKQLSAVRDESSVTMNESEEGKKRLLDCCTKDGSTDRHGKPAIKAKTGGWKTGSLLLVSEGLAAVAFTGVEVNMVLFSKTVLRQSNAEAATMFSKWMGTLYIFSLLGAFLSDSYLGRYLTSVVFLAVMNVGLVVLSLLTQAFMLEPEGCGKLGELCKPQSQVEVAMFYLSIYLLALGSGSIEPALATLGADQFDEEDPEESRSKTKFFSYFYVALNIGSLVAETLLVYMENMGRWVIAFWISTACGFVALLSIISGAPRYRHIRPCCNPISRFSQVIVASIRKTKLTIPTSGEELYEARGRNEKDSTRRISHTDDFKFLDRAAVIAPSDMLILPDKSEIPNRWRLCTVTQVEEVKCVLRLLPIWFCTILASIVFVQVLSLFVEQGSAMNTSTMISGFHIPPASMTAFDIISTSTFIICYEKILIPLYVKLTKSKPKLPSELQRIGIGLVISTVAMVIAGLVEQHRLRFANEGGEETSSLSIFWQTPQYVLVGVGEAFIYVAQWEFFASQIPDSLKSMGLGLSMSSSALGSYLCSIILSVVMKITTRHGKPGWVPANLNDGHLDRFFFLSAALTALDLVLFVMCAKRFKFIALEKREVGQEMEATA, encoded by the exons ATGTTATCTCAGCTTCAATTTTATTGCACTTTTACTGAAATAGACATTGATTTGCATGGTTCCCACGtaagaaaaaaacaaacaatATTCTTATATTCACATCAAAAAAAGGCTCTACCATTCCACTATAAATTCCTTGTTTTAGTACCTACCTCCCTTTCTTGTTTTAGTAGTTTTCTAGGAATCATGGACCTAAAACAACTGTCTGCTGTCAGAGATGAATCCTCAGTTACCATGAATGAATCCGAG GAAGGGAAAAAGAGACTTTTGGATTGTTGTACAAAAGATGGATCAACAGACAGGCATGGGAAACCAGCAATCAAGGCAAAAACTGGTGGATGGAAAACTGGATCTCTCTTATTAG TCAGTGAAGGATTGGCAGCAGTTGCATTTACTGGAGTGGAAGTGAACATGGTTCTTTTTTCAAAGACTGTCCTAAGGCAGTCAAATGCTGAAGCAGCAACCATGTTCAGCAAATGGATGGGAACACTTTATATTTTCTCTTTACTAGGAGCTTTCCTAAGTGATTCCTATCTTGGAAGATATCTTACTTCTGTTGTCTTTCTAGCGGTTATGAATGTT GGTTTGGTGGTATTGTCTTTGTTAACTCAAGCATTTATGCTTGAACCTGAAGGCTGTGGCAAGTTGGGAGAGCTATGTAAACCTCAATCACAAGTTGAGGTTGCCATGTTCTATTTATCGATATACCTGCTAGCTCTTGGGAGTGGCTCTATAGAACCAGCACTAGCCACACTAGGAGCTGATCAATTTGATGAAGAGGATCCAGAAGAAAGTCGTTCCAAGACGAAATTCTTTAGCTATTTCTATGTTGCTCTAAACATTGGATCATTGGTTGCTGAGACACTTCTGGTTTATATGGAAAACATGGGAAGATGGGTTATTGCCTTTTGGATATCAACAGCTTGTGGCTTTGTTGCTCTGCTCTCAATCATAAGTGGTGCCCCTAGGTACCGCCACATTAGACCTTGTTGCAACCCCATTTCTAGGTTCTCTCAGGTAATTGTTGCGTCTATCAGGAAAACAAAGCTTACAATTCCTACAAGTGGAGAGGAATTATACGAAGCTCGTGGAAGAAATGAAAAGGACAGCACCAGAAGAATCTCACATACAGATGACTTCAA GTTTCTTGATCGAGCTGCAGTTATAGCCCCATCAGACATGCTGATATTACCCGATAAAAGTGAAATTCCCAACCGATGGAGGCTCTGTACTGTGACACAAGTTGAAGAGGTCAAATGTGTGCTGAGGCTACTGCCAATATGGTTCTGCACAATCTTGGCATCCATTGTCTTTGTGCAAGTGCTATCTCTCTTCGTCGAGCAAGGATCTGCAATGAACACAAGCACAATGATCTCGGGCTTTCACATTCCACCAGCAAGCATGACAGCATTTGACATCATAAGCACATCCACCTTCATCATTTGCTATGAGAAGATCTTGATTCCTTTGTATGTAAAACTAACCAAAAGTAAGCCTAAGCTCCCGAGTGAGCTACAAAGAATAGGGATAGGATTGGTCATTTCAACAGTAGCTATGGTGATTGCAGGCTTGGTTGAACAACACAGACTAAGGTTTGCTAATGAAGGAGGGGAAGAGACAAGTTCTTTGAGTATTTTCTGGCAAACACCACAATATGTGCTTGTAGGAGTAGGGGAAGCATTCATCTATGTCGCTCAGTGGGAATTCTTTGCATCACAAATTCCCGATAGTCTGAAGAGCATGGGTCTTGGCTTGTCCATGTCTTCCTCAGCACTAGGTAGCTACTTGTGCAGCATCATACTAAGTGTAGTAATGAAGATCACAACAAGGCATGGAAAGCCAGGTTGGGTACCTGCAAATTTAAACGACGGGCACTTGGATAGGTTCTTCTTCCTTTCAGCTGCTTTGACTGCACTAGATCTTGTACTATTCGTTATGTGCGCTAAGAGGTTTAAGTTTATAGCACTAGAAAAACGAGAGGTAGGACAGGAGATGGAAGCTACAGCTTGA
- the LOC129884771 gene encoding protein NRT1/ PTR FAMILY 7.3-like isoform X2, translating to MIVEGKKRLLDCCTKDGSTDRHGKPAIKAKTGGWKTGSLLLVSEGLAAVAFTGVEVNMVLFSKTVLRQSNAEAATMFSKWMGTLYIFSLLGAFLSDSYLGRYLTSVVFLAVMNVGLVVLSLLTQAFMLEPEGCGKLGELCKPQSQVEVAMFYLSIYLLALGSGSIEPALATLGADQFDEEDPEESRSKTKFFSYFYVALNIGSLVAETLLVYMENMGRWVIAFWISTACGFVALLSIISGAPRYRHIRPCCNPISRFSQVIVASIRKTKLTIPTSGEELYEARGRNEKDSTRRISHTDDFKFLDRAAVIAPSDMLILPDKSEIPNRWRLCTVTQVEEVKCVLRLLPIWFCTILASIVFVQVLSLFVEQGSAMNTSTMISGFHIPPASMTAFDIISTSTFIICYEKILIPLYVKLTKSKPKLPSELQRIGIGLVISTVAMVIAGLVEQHRLRFANEGGEETSSLSIFWQTPQYVLVGVGEAFIYVAQWEFFASQIPDSLKSMGLGLSMSSSALGSYLCSIILSVVMKITTRHGKPGWVPANLNDGHLDRFFFLSAALTALDLVLFVMCAKRFKFIALEKREVGQEMEATA from the exons ATGATCGTG GAAGGGAAAAAGAGACTTTTGGATTGTTGTACAAAAGATGGATCAACAGACAGGCATGGGAAACCAGCAATCAAGGCAAAAACTGGTGGATGGAAAACTGGATCTCTCTTATTAG TCAGTGAAGGATTGGCAGCAGTTGCATTTACTGGAGTGGAAGTGAACATGGTTCTTTTTTCAAAGACTGTCCTAAGGCAGTCAAATGCTGAAGCAGCAACCATGTTCAGCAAATGGATGGGAACACTTTATATTTTCTCTTTACTAGGAGCTTTCCTAAGTGATTCCTATCTTGGAAGATATCTTACTTCTGTTGTCTTTCTAGCGGTTATGAATGTT GGTTTGGTGGTATTGTCTTTGTTAACTCAAGCATTTATGCTTGAACCTGAAGGCTGTGGCAAGTTGGGAGAGCTATGTAAACCTCAATCACAAGTTGAGGTTGCCATGTTCTATTTATCGATATACCTGCTAGCTCTTGGGAGTGGCTCTATAGAACCAGCACTAGCCACACTAGGAGCTGATCAATTTGATGAAGAGGATCCAGAAGAAAGTCGTTCCAAGACGAAATTCTTTAGCTATTTCTATGTTGCTCTAAACATTGGATCATTGGTTGCTGAGACACTTCTGGTTTATATGGAAAACATGGGAAGATGGGTTATTGCCTTTTGGATATCAACAGCTTGTGGCTTTGTTGCTCTGCTCTCAATCATAAGTGGTGCCCCTAGGTACCGCCACATTAGACCTTGTTGCAACCCCATTTCTAGGTTCTCTCAGGTAATTGTTGCGTCTATCAGGAAAACAAAGCTTACAATTCCTACAAGTGGAGAGGAATTATACGAAGCTCGTGGAAGAAATGAAAAGGACAGCACCAGAAGAATCTCACATACAGATGACTTCAA GTTTCTTGATCGAGCTGCAGTTATAGCCCCATCAGACATGCTGATATTACCCGATAAAAGTGAAATTCCCAACCGATGGAGGCTCTGTACTGTGACACAAGTTGAAGAGGTCAAATGTGTGCTGAGGCTACTGCCAATATGGTTCTGCACAATCTTGGCATCCATTGTCTTTGTGCAAGTGCTATCTCTCTTCGTCGAGCAAGGATCTGCAATGAACACAAGCACAATGATCTCGGGCTTTCACATTCCACCAGCAAGCATGACAGCATTTGACATCATAAGCACATCCACCTTCATCATTTGCTATGAGAAGATCTTGATTCCTTTGTATGTAAAACTAACCAAAAGTAAGCCTAAGCTCCCGAGTGAGCTACAAAGAATAGGGATAGGATTGGTCATTTCAACAGTAGCTATGGTGATTGCAGGCTTGGTTGAACAACACAGACTAAGGTTTGCTAATGAAGGAGGGGAAGAGACAAGTTCTTTGAGTATTTTCTGGCAAACACCACAATATGTGCTTGTAGGAGTAGGGGAAGCATTCATCTATGTCGCTCAGTGGGAATTCTTTGCATCACAAATTCCCGATAGTCTGAAGAGCATGGGTCTTGGCTTGTCCATGTCTTCCTCAGCACTAGGTAGCTACTTGTGCAGCATCATACTAAGTGTAGTAATGAAGATCACAACAAGGCATGGAAAGCCAGGTTGGGTACCTGCAAATTTAAACGACGGGCACTTGGATAGGTTCTTCTTCCTTTCAGCTGCTTTGACTGCACTAGATCTTGTACTATTCGTTATGTGCGCTAAGAGGTTTAAGTTTATAGCACTAGAAAAACGAGAGGTAGGACAGGAGATGGAAGCTACAGCTTGA
- the LOC129886693 gene encoding arginase 1, mitochondrial isoform X1, with protein MKSAGKMGIHCMQKLYASNVPKELVLRGQNRVIEASLTLIRERAKLKGELVRALGGAVAATTLLGVPLGHNSSFLQGPAFAPPRIREAMWCGSTNSTTEEGKVLDDPRVLTDAGDVPVQELRDAGVDDDRLMSIISESVKLVMEEDPLRPLVLGGDHSISYPVVRAVSEKLGGPIDILHLDAHPDIYHAFEGNKYSHASSFARIMEGGYARRLLQVGIRSINKEGREQGKRFGVEQYEMRTFSRDRQYLENLKLGEGVKGVYISVDVDCLDPAFAPGVSHIEPGGLSFRDVLNIVHNLQADVVGADVVEFNPQRDTVDGMTAMVAAKLVRELTAKMSK; from the exons ATGAAGAGTGCTGGGAAGATGGGAATCCATTGTATGCAGAAATTGTACGCATCAAATGTTCCAAAAGAATTGGTGTTAAGAGGACAAAATCGTGTCATAGAGGCATCTCTTACACTTATTCGTGAAAGAGCAAAACTTAAG GGAGAGCTTGTTCGTGCTCTTGGAGGTGCTGTAGCCGCAACGACTCTTCTTGGAGTTCCTCTGGGACATAACTCTTCATTTCTCCAGGGGCCAGCATTTGCTCCTCCTCGTATAAGAGAGGCTATGTGGTGCGGCAGTACAAACTCCACAACTGAGGAAG GAAAAGTATTAGATGATCCACGCGTCTTAACTGATGCTGGTGATGTGCCAGTTCAAGAGTTACGAGATGCAGGTGTTGATGATGATAGGTTGATGAGTATCATAAGTGAATCTGTCAAGCTAGTTATGGAGGAG GATCCATTGCGCCCCTTGGTGTTAGGGGGTGATCACTCTATATCCTATCCTGTTGTAAGAGCTGTGTCTGAAAAGCTTGGAGGACCTATTGATATCCTTCACCTTGATGCTCATCCTGACATTTATCATGCCTTTGAAGGAAACAAATATTCACATGCATCAAGCTTTGCACGAATAATGGAGGGTGGTTATGCTCGACGGCTTTTGCAA GTAGGAATTAGATCAATTAATAAAGAAGGTCGAGAACAAGGAAAAAGGTTTGGTGTGGAGCAATATGAAATGCGAACATTTTCCCGAGACCGCCAATATTTGGAGAATCTG AAACTGGGTGAAGGTGTGAAGGGTGTGTATATCTCTGTGGATGTTGACTGTTTGGATCCAGCATTTGCTCCTGGAGTATCTCATATAGAGCCAGGCGGTCTCTCTTTCCGTGATGTTCTAAACATAGTGCATAACCTTCAAGCTGATGTTGTAGGTGCTGATGTCGTAGAGTTCAACCCGCAGCGTGATACTGTTGATGGCATGACTGCAATGGTTGCTGCGAAGCTGGTAAGAGAACTTACTGCCAAGATGTCCAAGTGA
- the LOC129886693 gene encoding arginase 1, mitochondrial isoform X2 — MKSAGKMGIHCMQKLYASNVPKELVLRGQNRVIEASLTLIRERAKLKGELVRALGGAVAATTLLGVPLGHNSSFLQGPAFAPPRIREAMWCGSTNSTTEEGKVLDDPRVLTDAGDVPVQELRDAGVDDDRLMSIISESVKLVMEEDPLRPLVLGGDHSISYPVVRAVSEKLGGPIDILHLDAHPDIYHAFEGNKYSHASSFARIMEGGYARRLLQKLGEGVKGVYISVDVDCLDPAFAPGVSHIEPGGLSFRDVLNIVHNLQADVVGADVVEFNPQRDTVDGMTAMVAAKLVRELTAKMSK; from the exons ATGAAGAGTGCTGGGAAGATGGGAATCCATTGTATGCAGAAATTGTACGCATCAAATGTTCCAAAAGAATTGGTGTTAAGAGGACAAAATCGTGTCATAGAGGCATCTCTTACACTTATTCGTGAAAGAGCAAAACTTAAG GGAGAGCTTGTTCGTGCTCTTGGAGGTGCTGTAGCCGCAACGACTCTTCTTGGAGTTCCTCTGGGACATAACTCTTCATTTCTCCAGGGGCCAGCATTTGCTCCTCCTCGTATAAGAGAGGCTATGTGGTGCGGCAGTACAAACTCCACAACTGAGGAAG GAAAAGTATTAGATGATCCACGCGTCTTAACTGATGCTGGTGATGTGCCAGTTCAAGAGTTACGAGATGCAGGTGTTGATGATGATAGGTTGATGAGTATCATAAGTGAATCTGTCAAGCTAGTTATGGAGGAG GATCCATTGCGCCCCTTGGTGTTAGGGGGTGATCACTCTATATCCTATCCTGTTGTAAGAGCTGTGTCTGAAAAGCTTGGAGGACCTATTGATATCCTTCACCTTGATGCTCATCCTGACATTTATCATGCCTTTGAAGGAAACAAATATTCACATGCATCAAGCTTTGCACGAATAATGGAGGGTGGTTATGCTCGACGGCTTTTGCAA AAACTGGGTGAAGGTGTGAAGGGTGTGTATATCTCTGTGGATGTTGACTGTTTGGATCCAGCATTTGCTCCTGGAGTATCTCATATAGAGCCAGGCGGTCTCTCTTTCCGTGATGTTCTAAACATAGTGCATAACCTTCAAGCTGATGTTGTAGGTGCTGATGTCGTAGAGTTCAACCCGCAGCGTGATACTGTTGATGGCATGACTGCAATGGTTGCTGCGAAGCTGGTAAGAGAACTTACTGCCAAGATGTCCAAGTGA